A DNA window from Hymenobacter aquaticus contains the following coding sequences:
- a CDS encoding type IV toxin-antitoxin system AbiEi family antitoxin — protein sequence MRAPLLVYADLLLSGDARNREVAQKLYARYFHHLS from the coding sequence GTGCGTGCCCCCCTGCTGGTGTACGCCGACCTCCTCCTGAGCGGCGACGCCCGCAACCGTGAAGTTGCCCAGAAACTCTATGCTCGATATTTCCACCATCTCTCCTGA
- a CDS encoding site-specific integrase produces the protein MFKPAFKPELAQTVMATTEHKEGKATVKVVYYTYKTLADGTHPFMVRITKDRKLKYIATGQNLHPKYWNPLKKEVRKSYPEPGRDRLLKKLAEWEAKYSGAADTLAEADEQHDAPAVAAKAIEGRKAARRVKLLAYCDELSNGYLKSGQAGNATVYRDLRNQLAKFVAAEANAPAPPAGRGKTDAWADWLSRHDVPLDRVTVAFCHEWEQTLRATGIKEITLSLRFRTLRAVLNQAIAAGLLKATAYPFARTVAEKHKLQVGKFDVSTGKRAISRDELRTFEALEPTTQRQRLAKDVFLFSFYGGGINFVDLAQLRWRNLSGSAAETGKPDRLHYVRQKTGGKFSLRLLAPAAEIVAAYRALTYASAESYVFPILDLAKHVTPAQVKNRLHKVLGQVNDDLKELGQLAGITTPLTTYVARHTFATTLRMSGAATAVISQAMGHKSEAVTEVYLNGFASEVIDSAFDSLL, from the coding sequence TTGTTTAAACCAGCGTTTAAACCAGAGCTGGCACAAACAGTAATGGCAACGACGGAACACAAGGAAGGCAAGGCTACGGTCAAGGTCGTTTACTACACCTACAAAACGCTAGCCGATGGGACGCACCCGTTTATGGTGCGCATCACCAAAGACCGCAAACTGAAATACATTGCCACTGGCCAAAATCTGCACCCTAAGTATTGGAATCCGCTAAAAAAGGAGGTGCGCAAAAGCTACCCTGAACCGGGCCGCGACCGGCTACTAAAGAAGCTGGCCGAATGGGAAGCCAAGTATAGCGGAGCCGCCGACACGCTGGCTGAGGCCGACGAGCAACATGACGCGCCGGCAGTGGCTGCTAAAGCCATTGAGGGCCGTAAGGCAGCGCGCCGAGTGAAATTACTGGCGTACTGCGATGAACTAAGTAATGGATACCTGAAATCCGGGCAAGCTGGCAATGCCACAGTGTACCGCGACTTACGTAACCAGCTAGCTAAGTTCGTAGCGGCTGAGGCTAACGCACCCGCGCCGCCCGCTGGCCGTGGAAAGACTGACGCTTGGGCCGATTGGCTGAGCCGACATGATGTACCACTTGACCGGGTGACAGTTGCGTTTTGCCACGAATGGGAGCAGACGCTTCGCGCAACTGGCATCAAGGAGATAACCTTATCTCTGCGATTCCGAACGTTGCGAGCCGTGTTGAATCAAGCCATCGCGGCAGGTTTGCTTAAGGCCACAGCTTACCCCTTCGCCCGTACTGTAGCTGAAAAGCACAAACTACAAGTAGGCAAGTTTGACGTGAGCACAGGTAAGCGTGCTATCAGCCGCGACGAGTTGCGCACCTTCGAAGCATTAGAGCCAACAACTCAACGGCAACGATTGGCTAAGGACGTATTCCTGTTCTCATTTTATGGTGGTGGCATCAATTTCGTGGACTTGGCCCAGCTGCGTTGGCGAAACCTGAGTGGGTCCGCGGCAGAAACTGGCAAACCAGACCGCCTGCATTATGTGCGTCAGAAAACGGGTGGCAAATTCTCACTTCGCCTTTTGGCCCCAGCCGCCGAAATCGTGGCTGCTTACCGCGCTTTGACCTATGCTTCTGCCGAGAGCTACGTATTTCCAATACTAGACTTAGCGAAGCATGTGACACCGGCACAGGTAAAAAACCGGCTCCACAAGGTGCTGGGACAAGTGAACGACGACTTGAAAGAGTTAGGTCAACTAGCTGGTATTACAACGCCGCTGACGACTTATGTCGCTCGGCACACATTTGCCACCACCCTCCGCATGAGCGGGGCAGCTACAGCAGTTATATCCCAAGCAATGGGGCATAAGTCAGAGGCCGTTACGGAGGTGTACCTGAATGGCTTTGCTTCGGAAGTCATTGACTCAGCCTTCGATTCGTTGCTGTAG
- a CDS encoding VWA domain-containing protein, which translates to MIDSTTQLGVLTNIQNKGKNGSNYITAWIERRLPREIFLQQNKMLDKAQVAELADGRLVFFSSISRMLDKGERLDAINCSLAQPAQLQEYLLALDAPGRRQLIHRSTSAFRNVLLAQLELFLATTLTAQAETSLSDLRDELSRKDASRSEIPAASRNPQPQTITTPPLVESSSFLRHLFTSNSPAYIARLFPVLVEGIRAITDDDAFQQALLLIEVNAELAEGSKTDLTNSFYLLAAPAYRFQFWLRGLVPYCDTDVLLSELANSSEAQRTYILGRCQQNPAVLLASTTSPVSTPSVPILQAYFQNIKATLLNSLSDAQSTIQIAVAWFTHDELFTVLCEKLQQNISVELIINNDYINNWEFGLPFSKFIELGGKLYFSEHPAMMHHKFCLIDEAVLFNGSYNWTYYADLRNEENVLQVQDCSTTLASFKAEFERIKQHLGSPVTSITPFPAEEMGRFERINFREYLSKDIESRVTHTRKTRPTADPQRLVAMLNQAIEIDDRNEDARQLLKDVAPAAVIDSYAIRTQQAVRKQLTVTPQQEQLAATEPAVSKPTLPTSTPAETLPLSSSVALMPASKPIQQPPTPKPTPPQPTLVTPATITVGASLPTSTSKPAASMPARPVTSPLSTTSVITAANKPAVPLSSPPRQSVNTSISIPDTQRTTAFYKNLPLVFALDYSRSMESGVQGHEGYKLYSTGKIQQVINMIFGAAKGLTTTEKIDMFLFEQKAIQLPEVNEQNHASFVQEVVMKHTMDGTNIYAPIEAIHKKYANGSSAKAGVFVILITDGENTDAANNTKIKAHFAANHATPIFWQFVGLGAKFDFLEEVANMAPNAAFFNLNDVQTVSDDTLLERLMQKFPKWIEQVIPAK; encoded by the coding sequence ATGATTGATTCTACCACTCAGTTGGGCGTGCTAACCAACATTCAAAATAAAGGCAAAAACGGCAGCAACTATATTACAGCTTGGATCGAGCGAAGACTGCCGCGCGAAATATTTTTGCAGCAGAATAAAATGCTGGATAAGGCTCAAGTCGCAGAGTTGGCTGACGGGCGGCTGGTCTTTTTTAGCAGCATATCCAGAATGCTGGATAAAGGCGAACGCCTCGATGCTATAAACTGCTCATTGGCGCAGCCGGCCCAGCTCCAGGAGTATTTGCTAGCTCTCGATGCCCCAGGTCGCCGTCAGCTCATCCATCGCTCTACTTCAGCTTTTAGAAATGTTCTGCTTGCGCAGCTGGAATTGTTTTTGGCCACTACGCTGACTGCGCAAGCAGAAACTAGCTTGTCAGACCTCCGTGACGAGCTTTCGCGGAAAGATGCTTCTCGGTCTGAAATACCGGCTGCTTCTCGCAACCCTCAACCACAAACCATTACTACTCCCCCCCTGGTTGAAAGCAGTTCATTCCTGCGTCACCTGTTCACCTCAAATTCGCCCGCCTATATCGCCCGCTTATTCCCCGTGTTGGTCGAAGGTATTCGTGCTATCACTGATGATGATGCTTTCCAGCAGGCTCTGTTATTAATTGAGGTGAATGCGGAATTAGCGGAGGGTAGCAAGACCGACCTGACGAACTCATTCTACCTGCTGGCAGCTCCTGCTTACCGTTTCCAGTTTTGGCTGCGGGGCTTAGTGCCCTACTGTGATACCGATGTTCTGCTGAGCGAACTTGCCAACAGTTCGGAAGCACAGCGTACGTATATTTTAGGGCGTTGTCAGCAGAATCCTGCTGTCCTGCTGGCAAGTACTACTTCGCCCGTGTCAACTCCATCTGTACCCATCCTGCAGGCCTATTTCCAGAATATCAAGGCCACGCTTCTCAATTCCTTAAGCGATGCCCAGTCCACTATCCAGATAGCCGTAGCATGGTTCACCCACGATGAGCTATTCACAGTGTTGTGCGAAAAGCTGCAGCAGAACATCAGCGTTGAACTGATTATCAACAACGATTATATCAACAATTGGGAATTTGGGCTGCCATTCTCCAAATTCATTGAGCTAGGCGGTAAGCTATACTTTAGCGAGCACCCTGCCATGATGCACCACAAGTTCTGCCTCATTGATGAGGCTGTATTGTTCAACGGTTCTTACAACTGGACCTACTACGCCGACCTGCGTAACGAGGAGAATGTGTTACAAGTGCAAGATTGCTCCACAACACTGGCCTCGTTCAAAGCAGAATTTGAGCGTATCAAGCAACATTTGGGCAGTCCGGTTACGAGCATTACCCCATTTCCCGCTGAAGAAATGGGCCGCTTCGAGCGCATCAACTTTCGGGAATATTTGTCGAAGGATATTGAGTCTCGTGTTACCCACACGCGCAAGACCCGTCCTACTGCCGATCCACAAAGGCTGGTGGCAATGCTCAATCAAGCCATTGAAATAGATGACCGCAACGAAGATGCTCGCCAACTACTGAAAGATGTTGCGCCAGCTGCAGTAATCGACAGTTACGCAATTCGAACGCAACAGGCCGTTCGAAAACAGTTGACGGTAACTCCTCAACAAGAGCAATTGGCCGCAACCGAACCAGCAGTATCTAAGCCAACCCTACCAACCTCTACTCCAGCGGAAACTCTTCCCCTAAGTTCGTCCGTCGCATTAATGCCTGCATCAAAACCTATTCAGCAACCGCCAACACCTAAACCTACCCCACCTCAACCAACGCTAGTTACTCCGGCAACTATCACAGTAGGTGCGTCACTGCCTACATCTACATCCAAACCTGCTGCTAGCATGCCTGCCCGACCCGTTACCAGCCCGCTATCCACAACAAGTGTCATAACTGCGGCAAATAAACCAGCCGTACCGTTATCAAGTCCACCACGCCAGTCCGTCAACACAAGTATTTCAATACCTGACACTCAGCGAACGACCGCGTTCTATAAAAATCTGCCTTTAGTATTCGCACTCGACTATTCGCGCTCGATGGAAAGTGGTGTTCAGGGGCATGAAGGTTATAAGCTTTATTCTACCGGCAAGATTCAGCAGGTAATAAACATGATTTTTGGTGCCGCGAAGGGCTTAACTACCACTGAAAAAATAGACATGTTCTTGTTCGAACAGAAGGCCATTCAATTGCCTGAAGTAAATGAGCAGAACCATGCCTCCTTTGTGCAGGAAGTGGTTATGAAACACACCATGGATGGCACGAACATCTACGCTCCGATTGAGGCTATTCACAAGAAATACGCTAATGGCTCAAGCGCTAAAGCAGGGGTTTTTGTAATACTTATAACTGACGGTGAAAACACCGATGCTGCGAATAATACCAAGATAAAAGCTCATTTTGCTGCGAATCACGCTACACCTATTTTCTGGCAATTCGTTGGCTTAGGTGCAAAATTTGACTTCTTGGAAGAAGTGGCTAATATGGCCCCTAATGCAGCCTTCTTCAATCTTAATGATGTGCAGACCGTTTCTGATGATACCTTACTCGAAAGGCTGATGCAGAAATTCCCAAAGTGGATTGAGCAGGTTATACCAGCTAAGTAG
- the arsM gene encoding arsenosugar biosynthesis arsenite methyltransferase ArsM, translating to MSYLDTTADVYRQAAQEPQVGLCCTTNPVWQLPGLRIPQRMLSMNYGCGSTVNPRDLTGSPTVLYVGVGGGMELLQFAYFSRRPGAVIGVDVVPEMLDASRANMLEAEAQNEWFSPDFVDLRAGDALHLPVPDASVDVAAQNCLFNIFKLDDLKRALQETYRVLKPHGRLVMSDPTCEQPLSEELRADERLRALCLTGSLPLQQYLDLITSVGFGTVEVRARRAYRVLSPRHYATDELIYIESVEVCAIKDPMPADGPCIFTGRTAIYYGSDELFDDQKGHVLLQNQPLAVCDKTAAALLALGRDDIFVSPSTYHYDGGGCC from the coding sequence ATGAGCTACTTAGATACCACCGCCGACGTATACCGCCAGGCCGCCCAGGAGCCCCAGGTGGGCCTGTGCTGCACCACCAACCCCGTGTGGCAGCTGCCCGGCCTGCGCATTCCGCAGCGCATGCTCTCGATGAACTACGGCTGCGGCAGCACCGTGAACCCGCGCGACCTGACGGGCAGCCCGACGGTGCTCTACGTGGGCGTGGGCGGCGGCATGGAGCTGCTGCAGTTCGCGTATTTCAGCCGCCGCCCCGGCGCGGTAATCGGCGTGGACGTGGTGCCGGAAATGCTGGACGCCTCCCGCGCCAACATGCTGGAAGCCGAAGCCCAAAACGAGTGGTTCAGCCCCGACTTCGTGGATTTGCGGGCCGGCGACGCCCTGCACCTGCCCGTGCCGGATGCAAGCGTGGACGTAGCGGCGCAAAACTGCCTGTTCAACATCTTCAAGCTCGACGACCTGAAGCGGGCCTTGCAGGAAACCTACCGCGTGCTGAAGCCCCACGGCCGCCTGGTGATGTCGGACCCGACCTGCGAGCAGCCCCTAAGCGAAGAGCTGCGGGCCGATGAGCGGCTGCGGGCCCTGTGCCTGACCGGCTCGCTGCCGCTACAGCAGTACCTGGATTTGATTACCAGCGTGGGCTTCGGCACGGTGGAAGTGCGGGCCCGCCGGGCCTACCGCGTGTTGTCGCCCCGGCACTACGCCACCGACGAGCTGATTTACATCGAAAGCGTGGAGGTGTGCGCCATCAAGGACCCGATGCCCGCCGACGGGCCCTGCATCTTTACCGGCCGCACCGCCATTTACTACGGCTCCGACGAGCTGTTTGACGACCAGAAAGGCCACGTGCTGCTCCAAAACCAGCCCCTGGCCGTGTGCGACAAAACCGCTGCGGCTCTGCTGGCCCTGGGGCGCGACGATATTTTCGTGTCGCCTTCCACCTACCATTACGACGGGGGCGGGTGCTGCTAA
- a CDS encoding GIY-YIG nuclease family protein: MFTYIIKDGDRDFVKIGKAFDVRRRMKNLQCANPSPLVLLSVHPSNVEAELHQRFKASWHRGEWFVYTDDIKSFVADSHVQTQQLLAGTVTPTVQGTATKLMPAVTRKQAPKKRVLPAFIEYIPVDGYYPPYAFNFTDELLDMSPVTVYLAKLVARQAVASGLDEVFAPHFSVYLNPALGITAETIDADLWETFMFLLFQYRKNIHKGLVRYTPSQNHSLFAKMTLPWQNDPSVSFTIRRETLNLLLEHHPTFLDE, translated from the coding sequence ATGTTTACATACATCATCAAGGACGGGGATAGGGACTTCGTAAAGATTGGCAAAGCGTTCGACGTGCGCAGGCGCATGAAGAATTTGCAGTGTGCAAACCCCTCACCCTTGGTGTTGCTGAGCGTCCACCCCAGCAACGTCGAAGCCGAACTTCACCAGCGGTTCAAAGCCTCGTGGCACCGAGGCGAGTGGTTCGTGTACACTGACGACATCAAGTCCTTCGTCGCCGATAGTCATGTCCAGACGCAGCAGCTACTTGCGGGTACCGTCACGCCCACGGTGCAAGGCACAGCGACGAAACTGATGCCGGCGGTCACGCGCAAGCAAGCACCGAAGAAGCGGGTGCTGCCGGCTTTCATCGAATACATACCCGTCGATGGCTACTACCCGCCCTACGCCTTCAACTTCACCGACGAGTTGCTTGACATGTCTCCGGTGACGGTGTACTTGGCGAAGCTCGTGGCGCGGCAAGCCGTGGCGTCGGGGCTGGACGAAGTTTTCGCGCCGCACTTCTCCGTTTACCTGAATCCGGCGTTGGGTATCACGGCGGAAACCATCGACGCCGACTTATGGGAAACCTTCATGTTTCTTCTTTTTCAGTATCGAAAGAACATACACAAGGGGCTGGTCAGGTACACACCTTCCCAAAACCACTCCCTTTTCGCCAAGATGACGTTGCCCTGGCAGAACGACCCAAGCGTTTCTTTTACCATCCGGCGTGAAACCCTCAACTTGCTGCTTGAACACCACCCGACCTTCCTGGACGAATAA
- a CDS encoding MIP/aquaporin family protein gives MKTLLRHCLLAEVLGTAVLMLFGTGAAVVEEQTHALGHGGVAAAFGLVVLVLIQSLGHVSGAHVNPAVTLGFWAAGRFPGRRVLPYVAAQLAGAFAGSALVRLIATPGSTLGATLPAHDVAQAFGIELFLTFWLMLVILRVTSSFYEQGLLVGLTISATVWLEALVGGPLSGASMNPARSLAPALLSGHLTAAWLYVVAPAAGALLAVVTNRLLDLRPSPEA, from the coding sequence ATGAAAACTCTGCTCCGTCATTGCCTGCTGGCCGAGGTCCTGGGCACGGCCGTTCTGATGCTGTTCGGTACCGGCGCGGCCGTGGTGGAGGAGCAAACCCACGCGCTGGGTCACGGCGGCGTTGCTGCGGCCTTCGGGCTGGTCGTGCTGGTGCTGATTCAAAGCCTGGGCCACGTGAGCGGGGCCCACGTCAACCCGGCCGTCACGCTGGGCTTCTGGGCGGCCGGGCGGTTTCCGGGGCGGCGCGTGCTGCCGTACGTTGCCGCTCAGCTGGCCGGGGCTTTTGCGGGCAGCGCGCTGGTCAGGCTCATTGCCACGCCCGGCTCGACGCTCGGGGCTACCCTGCCTGCGCACGATGTGGCCCAGGCGTTTGGCATCGAGCTGTTTCTCACGTTCTGGCTGATGCTGGTTATTCTGCGCGTTACGTCGAGCTTTTACGAGCAGGGGCTGCTCGTAGGCCTCACCATCAGCGCCACGGTGTGGCTGGAAGCCTTGGTCGGCGGCCCGCTTAGCGGCGCATCCATGAACCCGGCCCGCTCCCTGGCGCCCGCCTTGCTGAGCGGCCACCTGACTGCCGCCTGGCTGTACGTGGTAGCCCCGGCCGCCGGGGCGCTGCTGGCCGTCGTCACCAACCGGCTGCTGGATCTGCGCCCGTCTCCTGAAGCTTGA
- a CDS encoding BT4734/BF3469 family protein, translating to MLPRLHRAGCANPEASLEAAIAAGWLTQETYGEIGYASRSWLSVHLVKGKSALSPLPLVSYFKPPITNVLPHKDVTLWNIAQLIRGPYLAVRTQQLRALPSTSEERKRLKTGLPSFTPGGTFTKRANDYLIKRSGLLGLDFDHVPDLPAARTRLLEDSSLPIDLLFTSPSGDGLKAMVRVPLGHDHQTNFRALSAYLQDHHGLTPDPSGKDVARACFACHDPEAWVHPMYHNTLSF from the coding sequence GTGCTGCCCCGTCTGCATCGAGCCGGGTGTGCGAACCCAGAAGCTTCGCTGGAAGCGGCCATAGCGGCCGGATGGCTTACGCAGGAGACCTACGGTGAAATCGGTTATGCTTCGCGTAGCTGGCTGTCCGTTCACCTCGTCAAAGGCAAATCAGCGCTCTCCCCCCTCCCCCTGGTTAGTTATTTCAAGCCGCCTATTACCAATGTACTGCCTCATAAAGACGTCACACTTTGGAACATTGCCCAGTTAATTCGAGGGCCTTATCTGGCCGTGCGAACTCAACAGCTACGCGCCCTACCTAGCACCAGCGAGGAGCGGAAACGGCTAAAAACGGGCCTCCCGTCTTTTACACCGGGCGGTACCTTCACCAAACGGGCCAACGACTACCTGATAAAAAGAAGCGGCTTGCTTGGGCTGGATTTCGACCACGTGCCGGACTTGCCAGCGGCGCGCACCCGGCTACTGGAAGATTCCAGCTTGCCAATCGACCTGCTGTTTACCAGTCCGTCGGGCGACGGCCTCAAGGCTATGGTGCGCGTGCCGTTGGGGCACGACCACCAAACCAACTTTCGGGCCTTAAGCGCATACCTGCAGGACCACCATGGTCTTACTCCCGACCCCAGCGGCAAGGACGTCGCCCGCGCCTGCTTTGCTTGCCACGACCCCGAAGCTTGGGTTCACCCGATGTATCACAACACCCTTTCTTTCTAG
- a CDS encoding DUF3987 domain-containing protein: MATAPQTFDTAAWVPKSPVFAKSALSLALTSQLTEDALPWCLVQHEKHHGAMPGPGGRHTWLVAFSFFCNETGVPEETLTAYAARWQAEDFTEKEISRTIHDIYKKRRDEHGREPFSSHASPRPFNLSVAGQSEIVSHAQSLPGSIAKEAYDSLPVWLNKCCAQFSTGAERDVMLLSTLAVLSGCFPNVKGIYDGALVWLNLFTFILAPAASGKGAMSWARKLAWPWHQSLTLASKQAADAHQLQLQEWKTRRKGKQTTAEMPPPAPAFKQLYLPGNTSAAALMRALADNDGRGIICETEADTLSGALGQDFGNFSDMLRKAFHHEPVSLMRKTDREQIDIGAPAISLALTGTPAQLRRLIPTAEDGLFSRIMFYTFEQPAAWRDVSPAGGRGNLGSFFEEQSAAVSRMMQAVADQEAYVELTGEGWARLNAAGCDGLAEAVTIAGAAGASTALRLGLTTFRLAGLLALLRCFEHGLAPGERIVADVQDVFAAISIVETCRAHALYLLGTLPAERGSGSKTSRVVQKAENQARAVALHQDNKSVREIAEVLGIPKSTVADWLASP, translated from the coding sequence ATGGCAACCGCACCGCAAACGTTCGATACGGCTGCCTGGGTACCCAAGTCGCCGGTCTTCGCCAAATCGGCCCTTAGCCTTGCTCTCACCAGCCAACTAACCGAAGATGCTCTTCCGTGGTGCTTAGTACAACACGAAAAACACCACGGCGCCATGCCCGGACCAGGAGGTCGCCATACTTGGTTAGTGGCCTTCTCGTTTTTTTGTAACGAAACTGGAGTGCCAGAGGAAACGCTTACAGCGTACGCAGCACGCTGGCAAGCGGAAGATTTTACCGAAAAAGAAATCAGCCGTACGATACATGACATTTACAAAAAGCGTCGGGACGAGCATGGAAGAGAACCCTTCTCTAGCCACGCCAGCCCTCGGCCATTTAACCTTTCGGTAGCCGGCCAAAGTGAAATTGTCTCCCATGCTCAATCCCTACCGGGTTCTATCGCTAAGGAGGCATATGATTCGCTACCGGTATGGCTTAACAAATGCTGTGCGCAGTTCTCAACCGGTGCCGAACGGGATGTAATGCTGTTGAGCACGCTGGCTGTGTTGTCCGGTTGTTTCCCCAATGTCAAGGGCATCTATGACGGTGCACTGGTATGGCTCAACCTGTTCACCTTCATATTGGCTCCTGCGGCCAGTGGCAAAGGGGCCATGAGTTGGGCCCGAAAGCTGGCGTGGCCATGGCATCAGAGCCTGACGCTGGCCAGTAAGCAAGCCGCCGACGCCCACCAGCTGCAACTGCAGGAATGGAAAACGCGGCGCAAAGGCAAGCAGACTACGGCTGAGATGCCCCCGCCGGCCCCTGCGTTCAAACAACTCTACCTCCCAGGTAACACGTCGGCAGCCGCCCTCATGCGCGCGTTGGCGGATAATGACGGCCGTGGCATCATCTGCGAAACGGAGGCGGATACATTGAGTGGCGCTTTGGGCCAAGATTTTGGCAATTTCTCCGATATGCTACGCAAGGCGTTTCACCACGAGCCAGTGTCGTTGATGCGCAAAACCGACCGTGAGCAAATTGACATCGGGGCACCAGCTATTTCGCTGGCCTTGACCGGCACCCCTGCCCAGTTGAGGCGCCTTATCCCGACGGCCGAAGACGGCTTGTTTAGCCGCATCATGTTTTACACTTTCGAACAGCCAGCCGCCTGGCGGGACGTCAGCCCGGCTGGCGGGCGTGGTAACCTAGGCTCCTTTTTCGAAGAACAATCGGCGGCGGTATCGCGAATGATGCAGGCGGTAGCGGACCAAGAGGCCTACGTTGAACTTACGGGTGAGGGGTGGGCAAGGCTCAACGCAGCGGGATGCGATGGTTTAGCTGAAGCTGTGACAATTGCGGGGGCGGCAGGCGCTAGTACGGCGCTGCGGTTGGGCCTTACAACCTTTCGCCTGGCGGGACTTCTGGCCCTTCTCCGGTGCTTCGAGCACGGGTTGGCTCCCGGAGAGCGTATCGTGGCTGATGTGCAGGATGTGTTTGCGGCAATCTCCATTGTTGAGACCTGCCGCGCCCACGCCTTGTATCTGTTGGGTACGCTTCCCGCTGAACGCGGTAGCGGGAGCAAAACCAGTCGGGTTGTTCAGAAAGCCGAGAACCAGGCTCGTGCTGTGGCCTTGCATCAAGATAACAAGTCCGTGCGGGAGATTGCCGAAGTCCTCGGCATCCCCAAATCAACGGTCGCGGACTGGCTTGCGTCCCCTTAA
- a CDS encoding recombinase family protein, whose product MSGLSGVRISGHRTGRTALAIDAFAKKFSLVAFVKHPFNKCNPPKTIYMTTPVLYVAYYRVSTQKQGQSGLGLEAQQAAVHAFVGIPAYLVAEFTEVESGRNNKRPQLHAAVELAREEGAILLVAKLDRLARNVAFLATLMESRVRFKAVDVPQADEFTIHILAAVAQREAEAISQRTCAALGAKKARGFQLGTPRNLTSQARARSLKVRQHNAWEQVGNRQARRLCQLLRAQGASLQQIVVELNGSGYRTRRGRPFYKTAVARLLIQAPPTAPKT is encoded by the coding sequence GTGTCCGGCCTGTCCGGTGTCCGGATTTCCGGACACCGGACAGGCCGGACAGCACTCGCCATCGACGCTTTTGCAAAGAAGTTTTCACTCGTTGCATTTGTCAAACACCCGTTCAACAAATGCAACCCGCCTAAAACCATCTATATGACAACCCCAGTTCTCTACGTTGCCTACTATCGAGTCAGTACTCAGAAGCAAGGGCAGTCGGGCTTAGGCCTCGAAGCTCAACAAGCCGCCGTGCACGCGTTTGTGGGTATCCCCGCTTATTTGGTAGCCGAATTCACCGAAGTGGAAAGCGGACGCAACAACAAGCGTCCCCAACTTCATGCAGCCGTTGAGCTTGCGCGTGAGGAAGGCGCCATTTTATTGGTTGCGAAGTTGGACCGACTGGCACGAAACGTTGCGTTTCTGGCAACCCTAATGGAAAGTCGGGTGCGATTCAAAGCAGTAGACGTTCCACAAGCCGATGAATTCACCATTCACATTCTGGCTGCTGTTGCCCAACGCGAAGCAGAAGCTATTTCGCAACGCACCTGCGCGGCATTAGGGGCCAAAAAAGCCCGCGGCTTCCAATTAGGTACACCTCGCAATCTCACTAGCCAAGCCAGAGCGCGCAGTTTAAAAGTCCGTCAGCACAATGCGTGGGAACAAGTTGGCAACCGCCAAGCCAGACGCTTGTGTCAACTTCTGCGGGCGCAAGGAGCCAGCTTGCAGCAAATCGTGGTGGAGTTAAATGGAAGCGGCTACCGCACAAGAAGAGGCCGGCCTTTTTATAAGACGGCCGTTGCACGCCTGCTTATTCAGGCACCACCGACTGCGCCAAAGACATAG
- a CDS encoding helix-turn-helix domain-containing protein gives MNNPFESINARLNNLEALSLETLQHLRSASKPADEIGGIGLAQEITRLSKARIYALVSARQIPNSKRGNKLYFNRADLLAWVSQGKRGSHANHQ, from the coding sequence ATGAACAACCCCTTCGAGTCAATCAATGCCCGACTCAACAACTTAGAGGCATTGTCGCTGGAAACGCTGCAACATCTGCGTAGCGCCTCCAAGCCTGCTGATGAAATTGGCGGTATAGGATTAGCGCAAGAGATTACTCGCCTGAGTAAGGCCAGGATCTATGCCTTGGTTTCGGCCAGGCAAATTCCGAATAGCAAACGAGGCAATAAGCTCTATTTTAATAGGGCTGACCTACTTGCTTGGGTAAGCCAAGGTAAGCGTGGTAGTCATGCAAACCACCAGTAG